A portion of the Magnetovibrio sp. genome contains these proteins:
- the der gene encoding ribosome biogenesis GTPase Der: protein MSLTVAIIGRPNVGKSTLFNRLVGKRVAIVDDMPGVTRDRREGDATLSDLHFKVIDTAGLEDVHDDSLESRMRQQTEAAFLEADVGLMMIDARTGPTPIDEHFANWLRRHDTPVILVANKCEGAAGQPGLLESYALGLGEPVPLSAEHGQGLVDLYEALRPYADAASEKEAWEKRKRNDELPPQDSGEEDDDEAVLNRPLQLAIVGRPNVGKSTLINKLLGEERLLTGPEAGITRDSILVPWQYKGREINLVDTAGLRRRAKVTEKVEALSGAETRRAIDFAQVVALVLDARDMLEKQDLTIARNIIEEGRALIIVVNKWDLIKNTKEALDKLHDRLQTSLPQVRGIPIVTVSAKTGRNLDKILDAVLDVFEVWNRRVSTAKLNRWLEHILEHHQPPLIGGRRVKVRYMTQPKTRPPTFALFVSHAKGLPESYVRYMSNAIREDFDLWGVPLRVVVRKGHNPYAKD from the coding sequence ATGAGCCTTACCGTCGCCATCATTGGCCGCCCCAACGTGGGCAAATCGACGCTGTTCAACCGCTTGGTCGGCAAGCGGGTGGCGATCGTCGACGACATGCCGGGCGTCACCCGCGACCGCCGCGAAGGCGATGCCACGCTCAGCGATTTGCACTTCAAGGTCATCGACACCGCAGGTTTGGAAGACGTGCACGACGACAGCCTGGAATCACGCATGCGCCAACAGACCGAAGCGGCTTTTTTGGAAGCCGACGTCGGTTTAATGATGATCGATGCGCGCACCGGGCCGACCCCCATCGACGAGCACTTCGCCAACTGGCTGCGTCGTCACGACACCCCGGTGATCCTGGTCGCCAACAAATGCGAGGGCGCGGCCGGCCAACCGGGCTTGCTGGAATCCTATGCTTTGGGACTGGGCGAACCGGTGCCGCTTTCGGCGGAACACGGTCAAGGCCTGGTCGACCTGTACGAAGCGCTGCGCCCGTATGCCGATGCGGCGAGCGAAAAAGAGGCCTGGGAAAAGCGCAAGCGAAACGACGAGCTACCACCACAAGACAGCGGTGAAGAAGACGACGACGAAGCGGTGCTTAACCGCCCGCTTCAGTTGGCCATCGTCGGCCGCCCCAACGTCGGCAAATCAACTTTGATCAACAAGCTGTTGGGCGAAGAACGTCTGCTCACCGGCCCCGAAGCGGGCATCACGCGCGATTCCATCCTGGTGCCGTGGCAATACAAAGGCCGCGAGATCAACTTGGTCGACACCGCCGGCTTGCGCCGCCGCGCCAAGGTTACCGAAAAGGTCGAGGCCCTGTCCGGCGCCGAAACACGCCGTGCCATCGACTTCGCCCAAGTGGTGGCGTTGGTGCTGGATGCCCGCGACATGCTGGAAAAACAGGACCTGACCATCGCGCGCAACATCATCGAAGAAGGCCGCGCGCTGATCATCGTCGTCAACAAATGGGACTTGATCAAAAACACCAAGGAAGCCTTGGACAAACTGCATGACCGCTTGCAGACGTCCCTGCCCCAGGTGCGCGGCATTCCCATCGTCACCGTGTCAGCCAAGACCGGGCGCAATCTCGACAAAATCCTCGATGCCGTTTTGGATGTCTTCGAAGTGTGGAACCGGCGCGTTTCTACTGCCAAGCTGAATCGCTGGCTGGAGCATATTCTCGAGCATCACCAGCCGCCGCTGATCGGGGGACGACGGGTGAAGGTGCGTTACATGACCCAGCCCAAGACCCGTCCGCCAACCTTTGCGTTGTTCGTCAGTCACGCCAAGGGCCTGCCAGAATCGTACGTGCGCTATATGTCCAACGCGATCCGCGAGGATTTCGATTTGTGGGGTGTGCCGCTGCGCGTGGTGGTGCGCAAAGGCCACAATCCTTACGCCAAGGACTAG
- a CDS encoding PQQ-binding-like beta-propeller repeat protein → MNSKRTIIRLLTATVLAAGLSACDTWLGGNEAPPLPGERISVLKHESALQPETGLDTSAIRLPAPSPTPDWPQNGGYANHAMHHVAAAPHLRPYWSTDIGAGAGSGERLTSTPIIADGRVFTIDTDSDVSAFDAQTGTLLWRTALTPDEEDDGHISGGLAYENGRVFAGTGFAQVIALDAATGQIAWRKSVSGPVRSAPTVRGGRVFAVALDNKLHALAAHDGSLLWTHTGSAELAMLLGAASPAVDQGVVVVPYTSGELVALKVDNGRQLWMDSLTSRRRTDATAALAHIRANPVIDRGVVFAISHSGLMVAIDLRSGSRLWEKGIGGHESFWVAGNYLFTLTGNEELVAMERDSGRILWVRSLPRWGDVEARENPIVWTGPLLVSDRLIVASSDGIAVAISPYTGNILGSEDMPDGVSVPPVVAGETVYFLSDNATLSAYR, encoded by the coding sequence GTGAACAGCAAACGCACCATCATTCGTCTTTTAACCGCGACCGTATTGGCCGCCGGATTGAGCGCCTGCGATACCTGGCTGGGCGGTAACGAGGCCCCGCCGCTTCCCGGTGAGCGCATCTCGGTTTTGAAGCACGAAAGCGCCTTGCAGCCGGAAACCGGGCTGGACACCTCCGCCATCCGCCTGCCCGCACCATCGCCGACCCCGGACTGGCCGCAAAACGGCGGTTACGCCAATCACGCCATGCATCACGTCGCCGCCGCGCCACACCTGCGCCCGTATTGGAGCACCGACATCGGCGCGGGCGCCGGGTCCGGCGAACGCTTGACCTCGACGCCGATCATCGCCGACGGCCGCGTCTTCACCATCGATACCGACAGCGACGTCAGCGCCTTCGACGCCCAGACCGGCACCTTGTTGTGGCGCACCGCACTCACCCCCGACGAAGAAGACGACGGACACATTTCAGGCGGTTTGGCCTATGAAAACGGTCGCGTGTTCGCGGGCACCGGGTTCGCCCAGGTGATCGCGCTCGACGCCGCCACCGGACAAATCGCGTGGCGAAAGTCCGTCAGCGGCCCGGTTCGCTCTGCGCCCACCGTGCGTGGCGGACGTGTGTTCGCCGTGGCGTTGGACAACAAACTGCACGCCCTCGCCGCCCATGACGGCAGCTTGCTGTGGACCCATACCGGCTCGGCAGAATTGGCCATGCTGTTGGGTGCCGCCAGCCCCGCCGTCGATCAAGGCGTGGTGGTCGTGCCCTACACCTCGGGCGAACTGGTCGCATTGAAAGTCGACAACGGCCGCCAATTGTGGATGGACAGCCTGACCTCGCGCCGGCGCACCGACGCCACCGCAGCATTGGCGCATATCCGCGCAAATCCGGTCATCGATCGCGGCGTGGTGTTCGCCATCAGCCACAGCGGCTTGATGGTCGCCATCGATCTGCGCAGCGGCAGCCGTTTGTGGGAAAAAGGTATCGGCGGGCACGAATCGTTTTGGGTTGCGGGCAACTATCTGTTCACCCTCACCGGCAATGAAGAATTGGTGGCGATGGAACGCGACAGCGGCCGCATCTTGTGGGTGCGGTCCTTGCCGCGTTGGGGCGATGTCGAGGCCCGCGAAAACCCAATCGTGTGGACCGGCCCATTGCTGGTCAGCGATCGCTTGATCGTCGCCAGTTCCGACGGCATTGCTGTTGCGATTTCTCCCTACACGGGCAACATCCTAGGATCCGAAGACATGCCCGACGGCGTGTCGGTTCCGCCGGTGGTTGCCGGGGAAACGGTCTATTTCCTGTCCGATAACGCCACGCTGTCGGCCTATCGCTGA
- a CDS encoding tetratricopeptide repeat protein → MADHTEDALIREVNDELREEQMMKLWQRYGSYVVGVAVVIVAIVAGYQGWKAYDISTRTDEGNRFYSAMQMAQAGDTAGAIEAARKLADDASSGYGILARFQQAALLAKQGDAAGAAQLYHDIARDNIGNVAFSGLANILGIMTEINSGGYDAKALEFRLSSIAEDGHPYRHSARELLGIIALESGDTDKANATFSELASDLTAPKGIRDRAKSLIQRLGA, encoded by the coding sequence GTGGCCGACCACACAGAAGATGCCCTGATCCGCGAGGTCAACGACGAACTTCGCGAAGAACAGATGATGAAGCTCTGGCAACGCTACGGAAGTTACGTTGTTGGCGTTGCGGTGGTGATCGTGGCCATCGTGGCAGGCTATCAGGGCTGGAAGGCCTACGACATCTCCACCCGCACGGACGAAGGCAATCGCTTCTATTCCGCCATGCAAATGGCCCAAGCGGGCGACACGGCGGGCGCGATCGAAGCCGCACGCAAATTAGCCGACGACGCGTCGAGCGGATACGGAATTTTAGCGCGCTTCCAGCAAGCCGCGCTTTTGGCCAAACAAGGCGATGCGGCCGGCGCGGCGCAGCTGTACCACGACATCGCCCGCGACAACATCGGCAACGTCGCATTTTCGGGCCTGGCCAACATTCTCGGCATCATGACCGAAATCAACTCTGGCGGTTACGACGCCAAAGCTTTGGAGTTCCGCTTGTCCTCCATCGCCGAAGACGGCCACCCCTACCGCCACAGCGCGCGTGAGCTGCTCGGAATCATCGCGCTGGAATCTGGGGATACCGACAAAGCAAATGCCACCTTCAGCGAACTGGCCAGCGATCTCACCGCGCCCAAGGGCATCCGCGATCGCGCCAAAAGCCTGATCCAACGCCTTGGCGCGTGA
- a CDS encoding thioredoxin family protein, which yields MAVETPICNFGWKAPDFNLPGVDGQNYTLSNVQGENGTLVIFMCNHCPYVLAVIERLIRDVKDLQAQGIGVIAINSNDPQQYPADSFDNMKVMAEKHGFTFPYVFDESQQVARAYDAVCTPDFFGFDSELGLQYRGRLDASRKETGPADARRELFEAMSAVAKTGVGPKDQIPSMGCSIKWREQV from the coding sequence ATGGCGGTAGAAACCCCGATTTGTAATTTCGGCTGGAAAGCCCCGGACTTCAACCTTCCCGGTGTGGACGGTCAAAACTATACGCTTAGCAACGTGCAAGGCGAAAACGGCACCCTGGTGATTTTCATGTGCAACCACTGCCCTTACGTCTTGGCGGTGATCGAGCGCTTGATCCGCGACGTCAAGGACCTGCAGGCCCAGGGCATCGGCGTGATCGCGATCAATTCGAACGACCCCCAGCAGTATCCTGCGGACTCGTTCGACAACATGAAGGTGATGGCCGAAAAACACGGTTTTACGTTCCCTTATGTATTCGACGAAAGCCAACAGGTGGCGCGCGCCTATGATGCTGTCTGCACGCCGGATTTCTTCGGTTTCGACAGCGAATTGGGGCTGCAATACCGTGGCCGCCTGGATGCATCGCGCAAGGAAACAGGTCCCGCAGATGCCCGCCGCGAACTGTTCGAAGCCATGAGCGCCGTGGCCAAAACCGGCGTTGGCCCCAAAGATCAAATCCCGTCCATGGGCTGTTCCATCAAGTGGCGCGAACAAGTTTGA
- a CDS encoding tetratricopeptide repeat protein — protein sequence MKQLIFATLALFFLAGVTFWVLEQKPEVSPDVLKKMKMVSRFKQTLPIAEAGDAQAQYELALMYEIGDGTKIDTKQTLKWLLKAAEQGHAESRYKLGWMYANGIIVRQDFFLAAKYYRLAATFNNHADAQFRLGELHFNGRGVDHDYGKAISYYTQAASKGHAAAQYILSSMYEEGWGVKRDLISAYIWLKLASSKRDEAMAVNKKFDPVQKMARLKPKMNQYQIGEAEKRMREMAAAKR from the coding sequence ATGAAGCAACTTATCTTTGCGACTTTGGCTCTGTTCTTTCTTGCGGGAGTTACCTTCTGGGTTTTGGAACAAAAGCCGGAAGTCAGTCCGGACGTTCTCAAAAAAATGAAAATGGTGTCGCGTTTCAAGCAAACGCTGCCCATTGCGGAAGCCGGGGATGCACAGGCGCAGTATGAACTGGCGCTGATGTATGAAATCGGTGACGGCACCAAGATCGACACCAAACAGACGCTCAAATGGCTGCTGAAAGCGGCTGAGCAAGGCCATGCGGAATCACGCTACAAGCTCGGCTGGATGTATGCCAACGGTATCATCGTGCGTCAGGATTTCTTCTTGGCGGCCAAATACTACCGCTTGGCGGCGACCTTTAACAATCACGCCGACGCCCAGTTTCGTCTCGGCGAACTACATTTTAACGGCCGGGGCGTGGATCACGATTACGGCAAAGCCATTTCCTACTACACCCAAGCTGCCAGCAAAGGACACGCGGCGGCGCAGTACATCCTCAGTTCGATGTATGAAGAGGGGTGGGGGGTGAAGCGCGATTTGATCTCAGCCTACATTTGGCTGAAGCTGGCGAGCAGCAAGCGCGACGAAGCCATGGCGGTGAACAAAAAATTCGATCCGGTGCAGAAAATGGCGCGCTTGAAGCCGAAAATGAACCAATATCAAATCGGCGAAGCGGAAAAACGCATGCGCGAAATGGCCGCGGCCAAACGCTGA
- a CDS encoding DUF3253 domain-containing protein produces the protein MTDIDTEEKAPAKDDPVAVAILAALTGASSLSFKDIAMKMADARRRPKDGPDLWKRYLTAVKQQAVFLARQGRIEIVRKGEVADPNDFKGIVRLRLPQDPNKATAKPKPGSQ, from the coding sequence ATGACTGATATTGATACCGAAGAAAAAGCCCCCGCCAAGGACGATCCCGTCGCCGTCGCCATTTTGGCCGCGCTGACAGGCGCTTCCTCGTTGAGCTTTAAAGACATCGCCATGAAAATGGCGGATGCCCGTCGACGTCCCAAGGACGGGCCGGATTTGTGGAAACGTTATCTCACCGCCGTGAAACAACAGGCCGTGTTTTTGGCTCGCCAAGGGCGGATCGAAATCGTGCGCAAAGGTGAAGTCGCCGATCCCAACGATTTCAAGGGTATCGTTAGGCTGCGTCTGCCCCAGGACCCGAACAAAGCGACGGCCAAACCGAAACCCGGGTCTCAATAA
- a CDS encoding hemerythrin domain-containing protein, which yields MATFDELHQQNHQIAELAKTLSYLFQDREMCDSGITCELFERYRDKFDAHMNHNKEIYSKLLNNNNGSVRATVDRFIEGEREIKRLFKSYADKWCKNGLHIGDHDAFIKETDEMFELVWSRIQAESEQLYPLARNQDQTAA from the coding sequence ATGGCCACATTCGATGAACTGCACCAGCAAAATCACCAGATCGCAGAACTGGCGAAGACGTTATCCTACCTGTTTCAAGATCGCGAGATGTGCGATTCCGGCATCACCTGCGAATTGTTCGAACGCTACCGCGACAAGTTCGACGCCCACATGAACCACAACAAGGAAATTTATTCCAAGTTACTCAATAACAACAACGGCTCGGTGCGCGCCACGGTCGACCGCTTTATCGAAGGCGAACGCGAAATCAAACGCCTGTTCAAGTCATATGCCGACAAATGGTGTAAAAATGGACTGCACATCGGTGATCATGACGCCTTCATCAAGGAAACCGATGAGATGTTCGAATTGGTGTGGAGCCGCATCCAGGCGGAAAGCGAACAACTTTACCCTCTGGCCCGCAATCAAGACCAAACCGCAGCCTGA
- a CDS encoding MarC family protein, producing MDNAQLIEIALVAFTTFFATIGPVDVAALFAALTQGTAPAQRRGFAFKGVLIATTILMLFAVFGEAALARLGITLAAMRTAGGILLLLIAIDMVFARHSGGSSTTDDETTEAKSKEDISVFPLATPLIAGPGSMGAVVLLSAESAGNLMHWAVTVGALLAVLLITLVLLLMAGQVQKLLGVTGLNVISRVVGVLLAALSVQFMFDGLSASPLFS from the coding sequence ATGGACAATGCACAATTGATCGAAATCGCGCTGGTTGCGTTTACCACCTTTTTCGCCACCATCGGCCCGGTCGATGTGGCGGCGTTGTTCGCCGCGCTGACCCAAGGCACTGCGCCTGCGCAACGACGCGGTTTCGCGTTCAAGGGCGTGCTGATCGCAACCACCATCTTGATGCTGTTCGCGGTGTTCGGCGAAGCGGCGCTGGCGCGGTTGGGCATCACTTTGGCGGCCATGCGCACGGCAGGCGGGATTTTGCTGCTGTTGATCGCCATCGACATGGTGTTCGCGCGTCATTCCGGCGGCAGTTCCACCACCGACGACGAAACCACCGAAGCGAAAAGCAAGGAAGACATCTCCGTCTTTCCCCTCGCCACGCCGCTGATCGCGGGGCCCGGCTCCATGGGCGCGGTGGTGCTGCTCAGCGCCGAAAGTGCCGGAAATCTTATGCACTGGGCGGTTACCGTCGGCGCACTCTTGGCGGTATTGCTGATCACGCTGGTGTTGCTGTTGATGGCAGGCCAAGTGCAGAAATTGCTCGGCGTCACCGGACTCAACGTCATTTCACGCGTGGTCGGGGTCTTGCTGGCGGCACTGTCGGTGCAATTTATGTTCGACGGTCTGTCCGCCAGCCCGCTGTTCTCTTAG